Proteins from a genomic interval of Bradyrhizobium sp. CCGB01:
- a CDS encoding type II toxin-antitoxin system Phd/YefM family antitoxin, which produces MKTISAKDAKNGFGRLIDIARAGPVTIEKHGRGVVVVMSV; this is translated from the coding sequence ATGAAGACAATTTCCGCGAAAGACGCGAAGAACGGTTTTGGCCGTCTGATCGACATTGCGCGTGCCGGGCCGGTCACGATCGAAAAGCACGGCAGGGGGGTGGTCGTGGTGATGTCGGTGTAG
- a CDS encoding M48 family metallopeptidase, which produces MRAAAIEAYRKAVETERPFVLPFLNAFECIKDLREPSLAEHFVSALMDRWDPSPQRSILLAEGHMLAGRPATAADFASEALVHDGRVIPPEDVHSILHDPDDQSLFLSPSADIHKLYALALLQSKRFQQLSELVSAVFEWPRWDDGDWRILNAEIARAAGCSKDIPVLLEGMEQQVPAQISLALVALENDDPDAAERLAMPVAGGSDADGYSHPEGRPDALAHAVLSAVARWRGELQMARQSGHEAMRRDPSCVLARAVYVNALVDLGEDDEAEAVLVDALRRRPSEPRTLRLTVETLVGLSRLDRATEILAGHRPGLLEYGSEDLGYRLGELVAAGKLAATALPASQTRAAETEWPWILALGPPLSGWLAGAHHSLTNLAELKIALAMFTAKVAEKLLVDRLLIPFRDANARGPLAPDDRFRDVDAFLAGGRPPSMGGIVRLLRHTARPFSSADPAVLKSFRTHIRSANWRGRDLLQSRGFFDRLQNLANVRNDSAHVNEPSADEVVNAISIVIDQGRPGDLFKALGMELLDY; this is translated from the coding sequence AAATGCGTTCGAATGCATCAAGGACCTGCGCGAACCTTCGTTGGCGGAGCACTTCGTCTCCGCTCTTATGGATAGATGGGACCCCTCGCCGCAGCGCTCGATCCTGCTTGCCGAAGGACACATGCTGGCGGGTCGGCCAGCTACGGCGGCGGACTTCGCATCTGAGGCTCTAGTCCATGATGGGAGGGTCATTCCACCCGAAGACGTGCACTCGATCCTGCACGATCCCGATGACCAATCCCTCTTTCTTTCGCCGAGCGCGGATATCCACAAGCTTTATGCCCTCGCACTGCTGCAGTCAAAGCGATTCCAGCAATTGTCCGAACTGGTGAGCGCAGTGTTCGAATGGCCACGCTGGGATGACGGAGATTGGCGAATCTTGAACGCGGAAATCGCTCGAGCGGCTGGTTGCTCAAAGGACATTCCAGTGCTCCTGGAAGGAATGGAACAGCAAGTACCAGCTCAGATTTCATTGGCGTTAGTGGCGCTTGAGAACGACGATCCGGATGCGGCTGAGCGGCTTGCGATGCCTGTGGCGGGCGGCTCGGATGCTGATGGTTACTCGCATCCTGAAGGGCGGCCTGATGCCTTAGCACACGCTGTCCTATCCGCGGTTGCCCGCTGGCGCGGCGAATTGCAGATGGCTCGCCAAAGCGGGCACGAAGCGATGCGACGTGATCCATCTTGCGTTCTCGCGCGCGCCGTCTACGTCAATGCGTTGGTGGATCTGGGCGAAGATGACGAGGCAGAAGCCGTTCTGGTCGACGCACTGCGGCGCCGCCCGTCTGAACCTCGGACACTCCGTCTGACGGTCGAAACACTCGTTGGCCTCTCGCGGCTCGACAGAGCTACCGAAATACTTGCCGGGCATCGGCCGGGGCTCCTGGAGTACGGTAGCGAGGACCTCGGATATCGGCTCGGTGAGCTTGTGGCAGCTGGCAAGTTGGCCGCCACCGCGCTTCCCGCGTCGCAAACACGCGCGGCCGAAACCGAATGGCCCTGGATCCTAGCACTGGGCCCTCCCCTCTCGGGGTGGCTCGCAGGTGCTCACCACAGCCTCACAAACCTTGCTGAGCTTAAGATTGCGCTGGCTATGTTCACCGCGAAGGTGGCCGAGAAGCTCCTCGTGGACCGTCTGCTAATTCCATTCCGCGATGCAAACGCCAGAGGGCCGCTTGCGCCCGATGATCGGTTTCGGGACGTCGATGCTTTTCTTGCAGGCGGGCGTCCGCCGTCCATGGGTGGGATCGTACGTCTCCTCCGACACACTGCAAGGCCGTTTTCTTCCGCGGATCCGGCCGTACTTAAATCGTTTAGGACGCACATTCGCTCAGCCAACTGGCGGGGACGAGACCTCCTGCAGAGCCGCGGCTTTTTCGACAGGCTTCAGAATCTTGCCAACGTGAGAAATGACAGTGCGCACGTAAACGAGCCCAGCGCGGATGAGGTCGTTAATGCCATCTCCATTGTTATTGACCAAGGCCGACCTGGAGATCTTTTTAAGGCGCTCGGGATGGAGTTGCTGGACTATTAA